A single genomic interval of Argopecten irradians isolate NY chromosome 8, Ai_NY, whole genome shotgun sequence harbors:
- the LOC138330382 gene encoding SET and MYND domain-containing protein 4-like: MASTSQNKNNADEWYDKITNSLRDAGSLEELRKKFDKCESNEERVSLIYKLKVAQDVIEVNPNYKEKCDEVAVNLRNQGNACFQKKKYKQALDLYTKSILFSPWQERNSNGRNGNLNKTPTSALAFANRSAVLFHMAKDELCLADIDLALENGYPENLQYKLYDRKGKCYMQLKRGEKAIEAFHKAKSQIKLSDLDEDKVKKITEELDKLVLACDKLKVDEHKKVMKTQAECNMSHSIIPVITQRSKKFPNASTAVTMEESEDMGRGIYAADDINIGDVLVVEKAYMSVTVPGFSVSNCHNCCERLFCPFPCRNCAGVGYCSQQCERESWDTYHYVECEHLSGIQAAQLGLGHLSLRMVLKAGFEYLKEYKNTVDVVGDSFGSGFNKDGIYDSNDYNTVYNLVNHCEKRTTTDLLKRTINTVFLVKCIENSTFVPLTGRREEDLMYVGGHILRHIQMLPCNAHEVSELQLRRTMIAESVGEEIGSAIYAMLSLFNHSCDPDVVRHSYGDTCVVRAIKKISKGQEILDNYGAVYAVSTKSDRQKKLSQYQFVCNCLPCRRVWPMYFNIPSVTPIYKCEKCDGALSAVNTTTKTAKCTKCKITQKLSKTILTLECSDKVFRAVLEKFLSGNQGPDHTLHVLNKHLQFLQQNLCLPWQDFNNCQEAIKQCYAIQANCHVIE, from the coding sequence ATGGCGTCTACATCACAAAACAAGAACAATGCAGATGAATGGTACGACAAAATTACCAACAGCTTAAGAGATGCGGGAAGTTTGGAAGAACTGAGGAAGAAGTTTGATAAGTGTGAATCTAATGAAGAAAGAGTGAGCTTGATTTATAAACTGAAAGTTGCACAAGATGTCATTGAAGTAAATccaaattacaaagaaaaatgtGATGAAGTGGCTGTCAATCTTCGTAACCAGGGAAACGCCTGTTTTCAGAAGAAAAAGTACAAACAGGCTCTTGATTTGTATACAAAAAGTATTCTGTTTTCTCCCTGGCAGGAGAGAAATTCTAACGGAAGAAATGGCAACCTTAATAAAACTCCAACCTCAGCTTTGGCATTTGCTAATAGGTCCGCAGTATTGTTCCATATGGCAAAGGATGAGTTGTGTCTAGCGGACATAGACCTAGCGTTGGAAAATGGTTATCCTGAAAACCTGCAGTACAAACTTTATGACAGAAAAGGAAAGTGTTACATGCAGTTAAAAAGGGGAGAGAAAGCGATTGAAGCATTTCACAAAGCAAAAAGTCAAATCAAATTATCAGACTTGGACGAGGACAAGGTGAAAAAGATCACAGAAGAGCTGGACAAATTGGTTTTGGCTTGTGACAAGTTAAAGGTTGACGAACATAAAAAAGTGATGAAAACACAAGCTGAGTGTAACATGAGTCATTCTATTATTCCAGTTATCACACAGAGGAGTAAGAAGTTTCCCAATGCTTCTACAGCGGTTACCATGGAAGAAAGCGAGGATATGGGTCGTGGAATATACGCGGCAGACGACATCAATATCGGCGACGTTTTAGTTGTTGAGAAAGCCTATATGTCAGTAACCGTGCCCGGATTTAGTGTTTCAAATTGTCACAACTGCTGTGAGCGTCTGTTCTGTCCTTTCCCGTGTCGCAACTGTGCTGGGGTTGGCTACTGTTCTCAACAGTGTGAAAGGGAATCCTGGGATACCTATCATTACGTCGAATGTGAACATCTCTCTGGTATCCAAGCAGCTCAGCTCGGGCTTGGACATCTGTCGCTTCGAATGGTCCTGAAGGCTGGATTTGAGTATTTGAAAGAGTACAAGAATACGGTTGATGTTGTTGGTGATTCGTTTGGATCTGGCTTCAACAAAGATGGCATTTATGACTCCAATGACTACAACACAGTTTATAACTTAGTGAATCATTGTGAAAAACGAACAACAACCGATCTGCTAAAACGCACAATTAATACCGTTTTTCTTGTGAAATGTATAGAGAATTCCACTTTTGTGCCTTTGACAGGAAGACGAGAAGAAGATTTGATGTATGTGGGAGGTCACATACTACGCCATATCCAGATGCTTCCGTGCAATGCCCATGAAGTTTCAGAATTACAATTGAGGAGAACGATGATTGCTGAATCGGTTGGTGAAGAAATTGGATCTGCCATATATGCAATGCTGAGTCTGTTCAATCATTCATGTGACCCAGATGTTGTCCGCCATTCTTACGGAGACACCTGTGTTGTACGAGCCATCAAGAAAATTTCAaaaggtcaagaaatcttgGATAACTATGGCGCTGTGTATGCCGTGAGTACAAAATCTGATCGCCAGAAAAAACTGTCGCAGTATCAGTTTGTTTGTAATTGTCTCCCCTGCCGGAGAGTGTGGCCAATGTATTTCAACATACCTAGCGTGACACCAATATACAAATGTGAAAAGTGTGATGGGGCTCTGTCAGCCGTCAACACGACCACAAAAACTGCCAAGTGTACCAAGTGTAAAATTACACAGAAGTTGTCTAAGACCATTCTCACTCTGGAATGTTCTGACAAAGTTTTCCGAGCCGTCCTGGAGAAGTTTCTGTCCGGAAATCAAGGTCCGGATCACACACTTCATGTGTTGAATAAACATTTGCAGTTCTTGCAGCAGAACTTATGCTTGCCATGGCAGGATTTCAACAACTGTCAAGAGGCTATTAAACAGTGTTATGCAATCCAGGCAAACTGCCATGTCATAGAATAA